The following coding sequences lie in one Arachis stenosperma cultivar V10309 chromosome 5, arast.V10309.gnm1.PFL2, whole genome shotgun sequence genomic window:
- the LOC130981450 gene encoding protein FAR1-RELATED SEQUENCE 5-like produces MYNLITQHRIEKVKGGDTNATISYLRGKAGNDRISLADGTSRIDYDCFGNVLTFDSTYNRNVYNNSLVIFSSSNHHGHTVIFGCGLLVNKDIGLYKWILETFLKAMGNKHLMHLHRNACEKVKNSEFLNDFKKLIYANVSVEQFEVMWGDMVAMNNERVAEFNSKYTNPVLVTSLSTLEAFGAKTFTRNMFREVKKEIEGACALNIELVIQDDGKLYLKCNSFRMPEIYHVVEFDRIGGMLRCECLWFENQGLPCMHIFACLKHQHIEVTSERLVCKQWTKNGKSDFMKSNVDDPSDSDKVLKCHLGMLGVECSRLMDVACKNSSDFVEAMNDIANTITKLQKRGENSRNGNLDDDYVIDPLVEETISLDLRNEFFPPESLCMQPWYTC; encoded by the exons ATGTACAACCTCATTACTCAACATAGGATAGAAAAGGTGAAAGGTGGTGATACAAATGCTACAATAAGTTACCTGAGAGGTAAAGCTGGGAATGATCGTATTTCTTTG GCTGATGGGACTAGCCGTATTGATTATGATTGCTTTGGGAATGTCTTGACATTTGATTCAACTTACAATAGAAATGTCTACAATAATTCACTTGTGATATTTTCTAGTAGCAATCATCATGGACATACCGTCATATTTGGATGTGGTCTTCTTGTTAACAAGGATATTGGTTTATACAAGTGGATCTTGGAAACTTTTTTGAAAGCAATGGGTAATAAACATCTTATG CACTTACATAGGAATGCATGCGAGAAGGTTAAGAACAGTGAATTTCTAAATGACTTCAAGAAATTGATTTATGCTAATGTGAGTGTTGAACAGTTTGAGGTCATGTGGGGAGACATGGTGGCAAT GAACAATGAAAGAGTTGCAGAGTTCAATAGTAAATATACTAATCCAGTACTTGTGACTTCTTTGTCGACACTTGAAGCTTTTGGTGCAAAGACTTTTACTCGTAACATGTTCCGGGAGGTCAAGAAGGAAATTGAGGGTGCTTGTGCTTTGAACATAGAGTTGGTAATTCAGGATGATGGAAAACTATACCTCAAGTGTAACAGTTTTAGAATGCCAGAAATTTATCATGTGGTTGAGTTTGACAGAATTGGAGGGATGCTTCGTTGTGAATGTTTGTGGTTTGAAAATCAAGGGCTTCCCTGCATGCACATATTCGCATGCCTAAAGCACCAACACATTGAAGTTACTTCAGAACGCTTAGTGTGCAAGCAATGGACGAAGAATGGTAAGAGTGATTTCATGAAGTCAAACGTCGATGATCCAAGTGATTCTGATAAGGTACTAAAGTGTCATTTGGGTATGTTAGGTGTTGAGTGTTCTAGGTTGATGGATGTTGCATGTAAGAACTCAAGTGATTTTGTCGAAGCAATGAATGATATTGCCAACACAATTACAAAACTCCAAAAGCGAGGTGAAAATTCACGCAATGGTAATTTAGACGACGACTATGTTATTGACCCATTGGTGGAAGAAACCATATCTTTGGACCTCCGGAACGAATTTTTTCCTCCTGAGTCATTGTGCATGCAACCATGGTACACTTGCTAG